From Macaca mulatta isolate MMU2019108-1 chromosome 1, T2T-MMU8v2.0, whole genome shotgun sequence, the proteins below share one genomic window:
- the TEX38 gene encoding testis-expressed protein 38 isoform X2 — translation MLLMKRRKAVVWVSLYFGFLGLCSVITGGCIIFLHWRKNLRREERAQQWVEVMRAATFTYSPLLYWINKRRRYGMNAAINTGPPPAVTKTETEVQNPDVLWELDIPEGRSYADQVSNPKAEDPAPLQPALQGAPQQPQASSPFPLPIFQEVPFAPPLCNLPPLLNHSVSYPSATCPERNVLFHSLPNLAHEDHSFNAKPFASEL, via the exons ATGCTACttatgaagaggaggaaggctgtAG TGTGGGTCTCATTGTACTTTGGATTCCTGGGGCTGTGTTCTGTGATAACTGGAGGGTGCATTATCTTTCTGCACTGGAGGAAGAACTTGAGGCGGGAAGAGCGTGCCCAGCAGTGGGTGGAGGTGATGAGAGCTGCCACATTCACCTACAGCCCACTGTTGTACTGGATTAATAAGCGACGGCGCTACGGCATGAATGCAGCCATCAACACGGGCCCTCCCCCTGCTGTCACCAAGACTGAGACTGAGGTCCAGAATCCAGATGTTCTGTGGGAGTTGGACATCCCCGAAGGCAGGAGCTATGCTGACCAAGTCAGTAACCCCAAGGCGGAAGACCCCGCTCCCCTGCAACCTGCACTGCAGGGGGCTCCACAGCAGCCCCAGGCCAGCTCCCCATTTCCACTTCCCATCTTTCAGGAGGTGCCCTTTGCCCCACCCTTGTGCAACCTACCCCCGCTGCTGAACCACTCTGTCTCCTATCCTTCAGCCACCTGTCCTGAAAGGAATGTTCTCTTCCATTCCCTCCCGAATCTGGCCCACGAAGACCACAGCTTCAATGCCAAGCCTTTCGCTTCAGAATTGTAG
- the TEX38 gene encoding testis-expressed protein 38 isoform X4 yields the protein MNAAINTGPPPAVTKTETEVQNPDVLWELDIPEGRSYADQVSNPKAEDPAPLQPALQGAPQQPQASSPFPLPIFQEVPFAPPLCNLPPLLNHSVSYPSATCPERNVLFHSLPNLAHEDHSFNAKPFASEL from the coding sequence ATGAATGCAGCCATCAACACGGGCCCTCCCCCTGCTGTCACCAAGACTGAGACTGAGGTCCAGAATCCAGATGTTCTGTGGGAGTTGGACATCCCCGAAGGCAGGAGCTATGCTGACCAAGTCAGTAACCCCAAGGCGGAAGACCCCGCTCCCCTGCAACCTGCACTGCAGGGGGCTCCACAGCAGCCCCAGGCCAGCTCCCCATTTCCACTTCCCATCTTTCAGGAGGTGCCCTTTGCCCCACCCTTGTGCAACCTACCCCCGCTGCTGAACCACTCTGTCTCCTATCCTTCAGCCACCTGTCCTGAAAGGAATGTTCTCTTCCATTCCCTCCCGAATCTGGCCCACGAAGACCACAGCTTCAATGCCAAGCCTTTCGCTTCAGAATTGTAG
- the TEX38 gene encoding testis-expressed protein 38 isoform X1, producing MDSQQEDLRFPGMWVSLYFGFLGLCSVITGGCIIFLHWRKNLRREERAQQWVEVMRAATFTYSPLLYWINKRRRYGMNAAINTGPPPAVTKTETEVQNPDVLWELDIPEGRSYADQVSNPKAEDPAPLQPALQGAPQQPQASSPFPLPIFQEVPFAPPLCNLPPLLNHSVSYPSATCPERNVLFHSLPNLAHEDHSFNAKPFASEL from the exons ATGGATTCCCAACAGGAGGACCTGCGCTTCCCTGGGA TGTGGGTCTCATTGTACTTTGGATTCCTGGGGCTGTGTTCTGTGATAACTGGAGGGTGCATTATCTTTCTGCACTGGAGGAAGAACTTGAGGCGGGAAGAGCGTGCCCAGCAGTGGGTGGAGGTGATGAGAGCTGCCACATTCACCTACAGCCCACTGTTGTACTGGATTAATAAGCGACGGCGCTACGGCATGAATGCAGCCATCAACACGGGCCCTCCCCCTGCTGTCACCAAGACTGAGACTGAGGTCCAGAATCCAGATGTTCTGTGGGAGTTGGACATCCCCGAAGGCAGGAGCTATGCTGACCAAGTCAGTAACCCCAAGGCGGAAGACCCCGCTCCCCTGCAACCTGCACTGCAGGGGGCTCCACAGCAGCCCCAGGCCAGCTCCCCATTTCCACTTCCCATCTTTCAGGAGGTGCCCTTTGCCCCACCCTTGTGCAACCTACCCCCGCTGCTGAACCACTCTGTCTCCTATCCTTCAGCCACCTGTCCTGAAAGGAATGTTCTCTTCCATTCCCTCCCGAATCTGGCCCACGAAGACCACAGCTTCAATGCCAAGCCTTTCGCTTCAGAATTGTAG
- the TEX38 gene encoding testis-expressed protein 38 isoform X3 — MRAATFTYSPLLYWINKRRRYGMNAAINTGPPPAVTKTETEVQNPDVLWELDIPEGRSYADQVSNPKAEDPAPLQPALQGAPQQPQASSPFPLPIFQEVPFAPPLCNLPPLLNHSVSYPSATCPERNVLFHSLPNLAHEDHSFNAKPFASEL, encoded by the coding sequence ATGAGAGCTGCCACATTCACCTACAGCCCACTGTTGTACTGGATTAATAAGCGACGGCGCTACGGCATGAATGCAGCCATCAACACGGGCCCTCCCCCTGCTGTCACCAAGACTGAGACTGAGGTCCAGAATCCAGATGTTCTGTGGGAGTTGGACATCCCCGAAGGCAGGAGCTATGCTGACCAAGTCAGTAACCCCAAGGCGGAAGACCCCGCTCCCCTGCAACCTGCACTGCAGGGGGCTCCACAGCAGCCCCAGGCCAGCTCCCCATTTCCACTTCCCATCTTTCAGGAGGTGCCCTTTGCCCCACCCTTGTGCAACCTACCCCCGCTGCTGAACCACTCTGTCTCCTATCCTTCAGCCACCTGTCCTGAAAGGAATGTTCTCTTCCATTCCCTCCCGAATCTGGCCCACGAAGACCACAGCTTCAATGCCAAGCCTTTCGCTTCAGAATTGTAG